Proteins found in one Cardiocondyla obscurior isolate alpha-2009 unplaced genomic scaffold, Cobs3.1 scaffold20_0_355366, whole genome shotgun sequence genomic segment:
- the LOC139112678 gene encoding uncharacterized protein produces the protein MRQTYTSFVQSYRCLPVFKMGRKRKNTSFDMRQLVIFHCEKGKSIRAISNMLRIAKSTVGDIIKRYRKEDRILSKPNSGHPKILTKRDRRYVITVIKKDSRISAPQIATMLQEKRGIIVNPETVRSVVRSEGYNGRIARRKPFINSKNRKKGYNLPKNIF, from the coding sequence ATGCGTCAAACTTACACTAGTTTTGTGCAGTCATATCGTTGTTTACCAGTGTTTAAAATGGGtcggaaaagaaagaacacaAGTTTTGATATGCGACAGTTAGTGATATTTCATTGCGAAAAAGGCAAGTCTATTCGAGCAATATCAAATATGTTAAGAATAGCTAAAAGTACTGTCGGAGACATAATAAAACGATATCGCAAAGAAGACCGCATTCTTTCGAAACCTAATAGTGGCCACCCAAAAATTTTAACCAAACGTGACAGACGTTATGTAATTACCGTTATTAAAAAGGATTCAAGAATAAGTGCTCCACAAATTGCGACAATGTTACAAGAAAAACGAGGCATAATCGTCAATCCCGAAACTGTTCGTAGTGTAGTGAGATCAGAAGGATATAATGGAAGAATTGCTCGAAGAAAaccatttattaattctaaaaatagaaaaaaaggctACAATTTGCCGaagaacatattttaa